A single region of the Arthrobacter sp. PAMC25564 genome encodes:
- a CDS encoding LCP family protein, with amino-acid sequence MSRTPAWLKIGTAVVSVLLVGVIAFGAYWAIRLQGNLTTASLGAGSTKTEGSVNDSTDRMQILVLGSDTRDGKNSQYGTAADSTGYGHSDVMMLLDISADNKRVNVISFPRDLLVDIPKCKDPKTNIEYPAQKNVMINAAMSEAGIGCAVDTVNKLTGMEIDHFMMADFNAVKELSNAVGGVDVCISDAVYDPDSQLRLPKGTSTVQGEQALSFVRTRHAFGDGGDLGRIKAQQAFLSSLTRKIKDDGTLTNPARMLQIADAVTKNLTIDDGLASIPTLLTVGNRLKNIDVGKVAFVAVPTVPAESDPNRLQMAEPGATQLFAALRKNIDLTDPTATPSASAEPSASASAEPQPSTAAPAYDKALQPVTVANGSGVPARTQELLQALKAGGFTRLGQLTAPAVATTAVYYGAQYADVAADVAALLGIPAARVLPAAGVAGVQVYLGSDFANGTPTADAAPQLPADIVNQTAGDTVCQQANPALITR; translated from the coding sequence ATGTCGCGCACTCCCGCCTGGCTGAAGATCGGCACGGCAGTCGTCTCCGTCCTGCTCGTGGGCGTCATCGCGTTCGGGGCCTACTGGGCCATCCGGCTGCAGGGGAACCTCACCACGGCGTCGCTGGGAGCCGGGAGCACCAAGACCGAGGGGTCCGTCAACGACTCGACAGACCGGATGCAGATCCTCGTCCTCGGATCGGACACCCGCGACGGGAAGAATTCCCAATACGGCACCGCGGCGGACTCCACCGGTTATGGACATTCCGATGTCATGATGCTGCTGGACATCTCTGCCGATAACAAACGCGTCAACGTCATCAGTTTCCCCCGCGACCTGCTCGTGGACATCCCGAAGTGCAAGGACCCGAAGACCAACATCGAGTACCCGGCGCAGAAGAACGTCATGATCAACGCCGCAATGTCAGAGGCTGGCATCGGCTGCGCCGTGGACACCGTCAACAAGCTCACCGGCATGGAAATCGACCACTTCATGATGGCCGACTTCAACGCAGTGAAGGAACTCTCCAACGCCGTCGGGGGCGTGGATGTCTGCATCAGCGATGCGGTGTACGACCCGGATTCGCAGCTGCGGCTCCCCAAAGGCACATCCACCGTGCAGGGTGAGCAGGCGCTGTCCTTCGTCCGCACCCGGCATGCCTTCGGCGACGGCGGGGATCTGGGGAGGATCAAGGCCCAGCAGGCCTTCCTGTCTTCGCTGACCCGGAAGATCAAGGACGACGGCACCTTGACCAACCCGGCCAGGATGCTGCAGATCGCGGACGCGGTCACCAAGAACCTCACGATCGATGACGGCCTGGCCTCCATCCCGACGCTGCTGACGGTGGGCAACCGGCTCAAGAACATCGACGTCGGCAAGGTCGCGTTCGTCGCTGTCCCGACGGTCCCGGCGGAGAGCGACCCCAACCGGCTGCAGATGGCCGAACCTGGGGCCACGCAGCTCTTCGCTGCCCTGCGCAAGAACATCGACCTGACCGATCCGACGGCGACGCCCAGCGCCTCCGCCGAACCCAGCGCCAGCGCCAGCGCAGAGCCGCAGCCCAGTACCGCCGCCCCGGCGTATGACAAGGCGTTGCAGCCCGTCACCGTGGCCAACGGTTCGGGTGTCCCGGCGCGGACCCAGGAGCTCCTGCAGGCCCTCAAGGCCGGGGGCTTCACCCGGCTCGGCCAGCTGACGGCCCCGGCCGTCGCGACGACGGCCGTCTACTACGGCGCACAGTATGCCGACGTGGCCGCCGATGTTGCAGCCCTGCTCGGGATCCCCGCGGCACGGGTTCTTCCGGCTGCCGGGGTCGCCGGCGTCCAGGTCTACCTGGGCAGTGACTTCGCGAACGGAACGCCGACCGCCGATGCTGCGCCGCAGTTGCCCGCGGATATCGTCAACCAGACGGCGGGGGACACGGTCTGCCAGCAGGCTAACCCGGCGCTGATCACGCGCTAA
- a CDS encoding M13-type metalloendopeptidase — protein sequence MPLSGIDLSNFDAGVRPQDDLYQHVNGTWLKSTTIPDDRPLEGTFTALRDGSEQDVKEIIEEAAGRGAEATGIERKIGDLYNSFMDEPAVEAKGLDPIRERLAGVFATASITELVALAGRLFRADVPGLFYIYPAPDAGNPDRILLYTGQGGLGLPDESYYRVEKFAPVVQAYREHVTTMLGLAGVADPDGAAGRVVDLETALASHHWDNVTLRDPQKTYNLKSADEAAQLFPLLPTWFDAAAIAPEKRADIVVSTPDFFAGAASLLDAEPLASWQEWLAMRVLGAAAPYLPAAFVDANFAFYGTTLSGTPRNKDRWKRGVGVVEAALGEAVGQIYVARHFPESHKARMQSLVANLIEAYRESITGLTWMGEETKLEALKKLESFRAKIGYPDKWIDYSAVQIDPADLLGNVERAHSADVDRHLDEVGKPVDREKWLMTPQTVNAYYHPLLNEIVFPAAILQPPFFTAEADDAVNYGGIGAVIGHEIGHGFDDQGSQYDGNGLLRNWWTEDDRTAFEALASKLVAQFDALSPTAAPGHHVNGKLTLGENIGDLGGLTIAYKAYLISLGGQEPPVLDGLTGVQRFFASWAAGWRQVIRSEEAIRRLATDPHSPNEFRTNAIAKNLDAFHAAFGVAEQDGMWMPPGERVSIW from the coding sequence GTGCCACTTTCGGGAATCGACCTGTCCAATTTCGACGCCGGCGTCCGGCCGCAGGATGACCTGTACCAGCACGTCAACGGCACTTGGCTCAAGAGCACCACGATTCCCGATGACCGGCCCCTGGAGGGCACGTTCACCGCCCTGCGCGACGGATCGGAGCAGGACGTGAAGGAGATCATCGAGGAAGCCGCCGGCCGCGGCGCGGAAGCCACCGGCATCGAGCGGAAGATCGGGGACCTCTACAACAGCTTCATGGACGAGCCCGCGGTGGAGGCCAAGGGCCTGGACCCGATCCGTGAACGGCTCGCCGGCGTTTTCGCCACCGCTTCGATAACCGAGCTCGTCGCGCTGGCCGGTCGCCTGTTCCGCGCCGACGTCCCCGGCCTCTTCTACATCTATCCCGCACCGGATGCCGGGAACCCCGACCGGATCCTGCTCTACACCGGCCAGGGCGGGCTGGGGCTTCCCGATGAGTCCTATTACCGGGTGGAGAAGTTCGCACCGGTGGTCCAGGCCTACCGTGAGCATGTGACGACCATGCTCGGCCTGGCCGGGGTAGCCGATCCGGACGGCGCCGCCGGCCGCGTCGTGGACCTCGAGACCGCCCTCGCCTCGCACCACTGGGACAACGTAACGCTGCGGGATCCGCAGAAGACCTACAACCTGAAATCCGCCGATGAGGCGGCACAGCTGTTCCCGTTGCTCCCGACCTGGTTCGACGCCGCCGCCATCGCCCCGGAGAAACGCGCGGACATCGTCGTCAGCACCCCTGACTTCTTCGCGGGGGCGGCCTCGCTGCTGGACGCGGAACCCCTGGCCAGCTGGCAGGAGTGGCTCGCCATGCGCGTCCTCGGTGCCGCCGCCCCCTATCTGCCCGCGGCATTCGTGGACGCGAATTTCGCCTTCTACGGAACCACCCTCAGCGGCACCCCGCGCAACAAGGACCGCTGGAAGCGCGGCGTCGGCGTCGTGGAGGCCGCCCTCGGTGAGGCCGTCGGCCAGATCTACGTGGCCCGGCACTTCCCGGAGAGCCACAAGGCCCGCATGCAGTCGCTCGTGGCCAACCTGATCGAGGCGTACCGCGAATCCATCACCGGCCTGACGTGGATGGGGGAGGAAACGAAGCTTGAGGCGCTCAAGAAACTCGAATCCTTCCGCGCGAAGATCGGCTACCCGGACAAATGGATTGACTATTCGGCCGTACAGATCGATCCGGCCGACCTGCTCGGCAACGTGGAGCGCGCCCACAGCGCCGACGTCGACCGCCACCTCGACGAGGTGGGCAAGCCGGTGGACCGGGAAAAGTGGCTGATGACCCCGCAGACGGTGAACGCCTACTACCACCCGCTGCTCAATGAGATCGTGTTCCCCGCCGCCATCCTGCAGCCGCCGTTCTTCACCGCCGAGGCCGACGACGCCGTGAACTACGGCGGCATCGGCGCCGTGATCGGCCACGAGATCGGCCACGGCTTCGATGACCAGGGCTCCCAGTACGACGGCAACGGCCTGCTCCGGAACTGGTGGACCGAGGATGACCGCACCGCGTTCGAGGCGCTGGCCTCGAAGCTCGTGGCCCAGTTCGATGCGCTCTCCCCCACCGCCGCGCCGGGGCACCACGTCAACGGCAAACTCACCCTGGGTGAGAACATCGGGGATCTGGGCGGCCTGACGATCGCCTACAAGGCGTACCTGATCAGCCTGGGCGGGCAGGAACCGCCCGTGCTGGACGGGCTCACCGGTGTCCAGCGGTTCTTCGCCTCCTGGGCCGCCGGCTGGCGGCAGGTCATCCGGAGCGAGGAGGCCATCCGCCGGCTTGCCACGGACCCGCACTCCCCCAACGAGTTCCGCACGAACGCGATCGCCAAAAACCTCGATGCCTTCCACGCCGCCTTCGGTGTCGCGGAGCAGGACGGCATGTGGATGCCGCCCGGGGAGCGCGTCAGCATCTGGTGA
- the leuA gene encoding 2-isopropylmalate synthase, translating into MRNAQKPSGMPVHRYVPFQDLITVELPDRTWPDKVITKAPRWCAVDLRDGNQALIDPMSPARKLKMFKLLVRMGYKEIEVGFPSASQTDFDFVRQLIEGGHIPDDVTIQVLTQAREHLIERTYESLVGAKQAIVHLYNSTSVLQRRVVFNQDEDGILDIALQGARLCKKYEETLEDTHITYEYSPESFTGTELAYALRVCNAIADVFEASADSQVIINLPATVEMATPNVYADSIEWMSRNLHPREGIILSLHPHNDRGTGVAAAELGYLAGADRIEGCLFGNGERTGNVDLVTLGLNMFVQGVDPMIDFSDIDEVRRTVEYCNQLPVAERAPYGGDLVFTAFSGSHQDAIKKGLEALEKDAAAVGKDVSDYPWQVPYLPVDPKDLGRSYEAVIRVNSQSGKGGVAYLLKNEHNLDLPRRAQIEFSGVIQKQTDTVGGEVSGAQLWQVFQDEYLPSGSADAQWGRYALGAVSTESDEDGTMTLTAALKVDGHQVRRTGTGNGPIAALLSILREDGVDVRVLDYSEHALSEGGSALAAAYVECAVGERVLWGVGIDANTSMASLKAVISAVNRAIRDARA; encoded by the coding sequence ATGCGAAACGCACAAAAGCCCTCAGGAATGCCGGTCCACCGTTACGTCCCGTTCCAGGACCTGATCACGGTTGAACTGCCGGACCGCACCTGGCCGGACAAAGTCATCACCAAGGCACCGCGCTGGTGCGCCGTGGACCTGCGTGACGGCAACCAGGCCCTGATCGACCCGATGAGCCCGGCCCGCAAGCTGAAGATGTTCAAGCTGCTGGTCCGCATGGGGTACAAGGAGATCGAGGTCGGCTTCCCCTCGGCGTCACAAACGGACTTCGACTTCGTCCGGCAGCTGATCGAAGGCGGCCACATCCCCGACGACGTCACCATCCAGGTGCTGACCCAGGCCCGTGAGCACCTGATCGAGCGGACCTATGAGTCGCTGGTCGGCGCCAAGCAGGCCATCGTGCACCTCTACAACTCGACGTCGGTCCTGCAGCGCCGTGTGGTCTTCAACCAGGACGAGGACGGCATCCTCGACATCGCCCTGCAGGGTGCCCGCCTGTGCAAGAAGTACGAGGAGACCCTCGAGGACACGCACATCACCTACGAGTACTCGCCGGAATCCTTCACCGGGACCGAACTGGCATACGCCCTGCGGGTCTGCAACGCGATCGCCGACGTGTTTGAGGCGTCCGCCGACAGCCAGGTCATCATCAACCTGCCCGCGACCGTGGAGATGGCCACCCCGAATGTGTACGCGGACTCCATCGAGTGGATGAGCCGCAACCTGCACCCCCGTGAGGGCATCATCCTGTCCCTGCACCCGCACAATGACCGCGGCACCGGCGTCGCCGCCGCCGAGCTGGGCTATCTGGCCGGGGCCGACCGGATCGAGGGCTGCCTGTTCGGCAACGGCGAGCGGACCGGCAACGTCGACCTGGTGACCCTGGGGCTGAACATGTTTGTCCAGGGCGTCGATCCCATGATCGACTTCTCCGACATCGACGAAGTCCGCCGCACCGTGGAGTACTGCAACCAGCTGCCGGTCGCGGAGCGGGCCCCCTACGGCGGAGACCTGGTCTTCACCGCCTTCTCCGGCTCGCACCAGGACGCCATCAAGAAGGGCCTGGAAGCCCTGGAGAAGGACGCCGCTGCCGTCGGCAAGGACGTCTCCGACTACCCCTGGCAGGTCCCGTACCTGCCCGTTGACCCGAAGGACCTCGGCCGCAGCTACGAGGCGGTCATCCGCGTCAATTCCCAGTCAGGCAAGGGCGGCGTCGCTTATCTGCTCAAGAACGAGCACAACCTGGACCTGCCGCGCCGTGCCCAGATCGAGTTCTCCGGAGTCATCCAGAAGCAGACCGACACCGTCGGCGGCGAAGTCAGCGGCGCCCAGCTCTGGCAGGTCTTCCAGGACGAGTACCTGCCCTCCGGCTCGGCCGATGCGCAGTGGGGGCGCTACGCGCTGGGCGCGGTCAGCACCGAATCGGACGAGGACGGAACGATGACGCTGACCGCCGCGCTGAAGGTGGACGGCCACCAGGTCCGCCGCACCGGCACCGGCAACGGCCCGATCGCGGCGCTGCTGAGCATCCTGCGCGAAGACGGCGTCGACGTCCGGGTGCTGGACTACAGCGAACACGCGCTGTCCGAGGGCGGCAGTGCCCTGGCCGCCGCCTACGTCGAATGCGCCGTGGGGGAGCGTGTCCTGTGGGGCGTCGGGATCGACGCCAACACGAGCATGGCCTCGCTCAAGGCCGTTATCTCGGCCGTGAACCGGGCCATCCGGGACGCCCGCGCCTGA
- the recO gene encoding DNA repair protein RecO produces MAQPSFASRAYRDDAVVLRTHKLGEADRIITLLTKHHGQVRAVAKGVRRTSSRFGARLEPFMVADLQLVSGRTLDIVTQAVAKGAYGGNIAADYGSYTVAAAMTETAEKLTDVDGESGTAQYHLLVGALASLSRRDHTPELILDSYLLRALSTGGWAPSFTDCARCGAPGPHTAFSAPLGGMVCHECRPPGSPAPAAETVVLLGALLTGNWTTADASLPVHRREAAGLVASYLQWHLERVLKSLKHVERT; encoded by the coding sequence GTGGCCCAACCTAGTTTTGCATCGCGCGCCTATCGTGACGACGCCGTCGTGCTGCGCACCCACAAGCTTGGCGAGGCGGACCGCATCATCACCCTGCTGACCAAGCACCACGGCCAGGTCCGGGCGGTGGCCAAGGGGGTCCGACGCACCAGCAGCCGCTTCGGTGCCAGGCTCGAGCCCTTTATGGTTGCCGACCTCCAGCTGGTCTCGGGACGCACCCTGGACATCGTCACCCAGGCTGTCGCCAAGGGCGCCTACGGCGGCAACATCGCGGCCGACTACGGCAGTTACACCGTGGCCGCCGCCATGACGGAGACCGCCGAGAAGCTCACCGACGTCGACGGCGAATCCGGAACGGCGCAGTACCACCTGCTCGTGGGCGCCCTCGCATCGTTAAGCCGGCGGGACCACACGCCCGAGCTCATCCTCGATTCGTACCTGCTCCGCGCCCTGTCCACCGGCGGCTGGGCACCGAGCTTCACCGACTGCGCCCGCTGCGGCGCGCCGGGGCCGCACACCGCCTTCTCGGCGCCGCTCGGCGGCATGGTGTGCCACGAGTGCAGGCCGCCGGGTTCCCCGGCGCCCGCCGCGGAGACCGTCGTCCTGCTCGGCGCCCTGCTGACCGGGAACTGGACGACGGCGGACGCGTCCCTGCCGGTTCACCGGCGCGAAGCCGCCGGCCTGGTGGCCAGCTACCTGCAATGGCATCTGGAACGTGTCCTGAAGTCCCTCAAACATGTGGAGCGAACTTAA
- a CDS encoding isoprenyl transferase — protein MVGSKARSGTGAARQRSAPVLAPYPHPSGAVPPAIPAEFIPRHVAIVMDGNGRWANQRGLPRIEGHKAGEPALLDVMAGAIELGIEHVSVYAFSTENWRRSPEEVRFLMGFNKDVLRRQRNQLDEWGVRIRWSGRRPKLWGSVIRELEEAEDFTRGNSTCTLNMCVNYGGRAEIADAVAAIAGEVAAGRLKPGAITERTIQKYLDEPDLPDVDLFLRSSGEQRLSNFMLWQSAYAEFVFLDTLWPDVDRRTLWDAVEIYAQRDRRYGGAVDGPSVPPSPRT, from the coding sequence ATCGTCGGAAGCAAGGCACGCAGCGGGACAGGCGCCGCCCGGCAGCGCAGCGCGCCGGTGCTGGCTCCCTATCCGCACCCGTCCGGCGCCGTGCCGCCGGCCATTCCCGCGGAGTTCATTCCGCGGCACGTGGCGATCGTAATGGACGGCAACGGCCGTTGGGCCAACCAGCGCGGCCTGCCGCGGATTGAGGGCCACAAGGCTGGGGAGCCGGCCCTGCTGGACGTCATGGCCGGTGCGATAGAGCTGGGGATCGAGCACGTGAGCGTCTACGCCTTCTCGACCGAAAACTGGCGCCGTTCCCCGGAGGAGGTCCGCTTCCTGATGGGCTTCAACAAGGACGTGCTGCGCCGGCAACGAAACCAGCTGGATGAGTGGGGGGTCCGCATCCGCTGGTCCGGCCGGCGCCCGAAGCTGTGGGGATCGGTCATCCGCGAACTGGAAGAAGCCGAAGACTTCACCCGCGGCAACAGCACCTGCACCTTGAACATGTGTGTCAACTACGGCGGCCGGGCCGAGATCGCCGACGCAGTCGCCGCGATTGCAGGTGAGGTGGCCGCCGGACGCCTCAAGCCGGGCGCCATCACCGAGCGGACCATCCAGAAGTACCTGGATGAGCCCGACCTCCCGGACGTGGACCTGTTCCTGCGCAGCTCCGGCGAACAGCGGCTCTCCAACTTCATGCTGTGGCAGTCCGCCTACGCCGAGTTCGTCTTCCTGGACACGCTCTGGCCGGATGTGGACCGCCGGACGCTGTGGGACGCCGTCGAGATCTATGCCCAGCGGGACCGCCGCTATGGCGGGGCTGTCGACGGTCCTTCCGTCCCGCCGTCCCCGAGGACGTAG
- a CDS encoding alpha/beta hydrolase, whose amino-acid sequence MEWQPDILGEGFEACTFQAAGPDGVERTATLVRHVPDPAEGDAGSRQPERAVLFLHGWSDYFFNEELAAFWAGQGFAFFALDMHNHGRSLRPGTHGGYVADLDNYDAEITAAIGIIGSLRPDGSAPLPLTLMGHSTGGLIAALWASRHPGQAAQLVLDSPWLEMHGSPAVRRAARTMVEPLARFWPESVIRLPERAFYWRSISSAAEGEWALDDNYRPPHAFPVRAGWLSAVLTGHARVARGLNIDVPILVLISGASANGMFWKESMRRTDAVLDVNTIALRALSLGRTVTLERIDGALHDVFLSAPPVRADAYARLARWIRAYVLGDGGTEGPSTAPP is encoded by the coding sequence ATGGAATGGCAGCCGGACATCCTGGGCGAAGGTTTTGAAGCCTGCACCTTCCAGGCGGCGGGCCCGGATGGCGTGGAACGCACGGCCACCCTGGTCCGGCACGTGCCGGACCCCGCCGAAGGGGACGCCGGCAGCCGGCAGCCGGAACGGGCCGTGCTGTTCCTGCACGGTTGGAGCGACTATTTCTTCAACGAAGAGTTGGCGGCATTCTGGGCCGGGCAGGGCTTCGCTTTCTTTGCCCTGGACATGCACAACCACGGGCGGAGCCTGCGGCCAGGCACCCACGGCGGCTATGTGGCCGACCTGGACAATTACGACGCCGAGATTACGGCGGCGATCGGCATCATCGGATCGCTCCGTCCGGACGGTTCGGCCCCGCTGCCCCTGACGCTGATGGGACATTCCACCGGTGGCCTCATTGCGGCGCTGTGGGCCAGCCGGCACCCGGGGCAGGCCGCCCAGCTGGTCCTGGACAGCCCGTGGCTGGAAATGCACGGCAGCCCGGCCGTGCGCCGCGCCGCCCGCACCATGGTGGAGCCGCTCGCCCGGTTCTGGCCCGAATCGGTGATCCGCCTTCCGGAGCGCGCCTTCTACTGGCGGAGTATCAGCAGCGCGGCGGAGGGCGAATGGGCCCTGGACGACAACTACCGCCCGCCGCATGCCTTTCCGGTCCGCGCCGGGTGGCTGAGCGCCGTGCTCACCGGCCACGCCAGGGTTGCCCGGGGCCTGAACATCGACGTCCCCATCCTCGTGCTGATCTCCGGGGCCAGCGCCAACGGGATGTTCTGGAAGGAATCCATGCGCCGCACCGACGCGGTCCTGGATGTGAACACGATCGCCCTCCGCGCCCTGAGCCTGGGCCGCACGGTGACGCTAGAGAGGATCGACGGCGCCCTGCACGACGTTTTCCTGTCCGCGCCGCCGGTCCGGGCCGACGCCTACGCGCGGCTGGCGCGGTGGATCCGCGCCTACGTCCTCGGGGACGGCGGGACGGAAGGACCGTCGACAGCCCCGCCATAG
- a CDS encoding quinone-dependent dihydroorotate dehydrogenase, producing MRVYPTFFRLAFSWMDAERAHKIGFKAIRFVHSCGAGRVLQKFTAPAASLQTQAFGLTFPSPFGLAAGFDKEGHGIEALTELGFGHVEVGTITGQAQPGNPAPRLFRLIEDRAVINRMGFNNDGAAAVAPRLKSARAALQRRHPGVRPVIGVNIGKSKAVELGDATADYLISARSLAPAADYLVVNVSSPNTPGLRLLQDVETLRPLLTAVRQEADQAAGRHVPLLVKIAPDLSNEDLDDVARLALDLKLDGIIATNTTIARSGLLSSPDQVAACGAGGLSGAPLKKRSLEVLARLKDATHGELTLVSVGGVESAQEVQERLDAGATLVQGYTAFLYEGPFWAARINRQLAKHPSRR from the coding sequence ATGCGCGTATATCCCACCTTCTTCCGGCTGGCCTTCTCATGGATGGACGCCGAACGCGCCCACAAGATCGGCTTCAAGGCCATCCGGTTTGTCCACAGCTGCGGTGCCGGACGGGTGCTGCAGAAGTTCACCGCCCCGGCGGCCTCCCTGCAGACCCAGGCGTTCGGGCTGACCTTCCCCTCGCCCTTCGGCCTCGCGGCAGGCTTCGACAAGGAAGGGCACGGCATCGAGGCCCTGACCGAGCTGGGATTCGGCCACGTGGAAGTCGGAACCATCACCGGACAGGCCCAGCCCGGCAACCCGGCACCACGGCTCTTCCGCCTCATTGAGGACCGTGCCGTCATTAACCGGATGGGTTTCAACAACGACGGCGCCGCCGCGGTGGCACCGCGCCTGAAATCCGCCCGGGCCGCCCTGCAGCGCCGCCATCCCGGCGTCCGGCCGGTGATCGGGGTGAACATCGGCAAGAGCAAGGCCGTGGAACTCGGCGACGCCACCGCCGATTACCTGATCAGCGCCCGCAGCCTCGCGCCCGCCGCGGACTACCTCGTGGTCAACGTCAGCTCGCCGAACACCCCGGGGCTCCGGCTGCTGCAGGACGTGGAAACGCTGCGCCCGCTGCTGACGGCCGTGCGGCAGGAAGCGGACCAGGCAGCCGGCCGCCACGTGCCGCTGCTGGTCAAGATCGCGCCGGATCTGAGCAACGAGGACCTCGACGACGTCGCACGCCTGGCGCTGGACCTGAAGCTGGACGGCATCATCGCCACCAATACAACGATCGCCCGCAGCGGGCTCCTCTCCAGCCCGGACCAGGTCGCAGCCTGCGGTGCCGGCGGCCTGTCCGGCGCGCCGCTGAAGAAGCGCTCCCTCGAGGTGCTGGCCCGGCTGAAGGACGCCACCCATGGGGAACTGACGCTGGTCTCCGTCGGCGGCGTCGAATCGGCGCAGGAGGTCCAGGAACGGCTCGACGCCGGTGCCACCCTGGTGCAGGGCTACACGGCCTTCCTGTACGAGGGGCCCTTCTGGGCCGCACGCATCAACCGGCAGCTGGCGAAGCACCCGTCCCGGCGCTAA
- a CDS encoding DUF3043 domain-containing protein, with product MFGRKKEAPSAQDVVDQQAAEAAARDAAIGKGAPTPKRSAQVAARKRPLVPEDRKASKDAERAAVQEQRLKMRQAMDTGDDKFLPLRDKGPQKRFARDYVDARFSLGEYLMFGALVFVVVSLLVPASSDQMIYVLGGFWVMFLAVFVDVFILSRKLKTRLAEKFSDVERGTVWYGSMRSLQFRRLRLPKPQVKRGEFPA from the coding sequence GTGTTTGGACGTAAAAAGGAAGCGCCTTCGGCGCAGGACGTAGTTGACCAGCAGGCGGCCGAGGCAGCAGCCCGGGACGCCGCCATCGGCAAGGGAGCACCCACGCCTAAGCGCAGTGCGCAGGTGGCCGCCCGCAAGCGGCCGCTCGTCCCGGAGGACCGCAAGGCCTCCAAGGATGCCGAACGCGCGGCGGTCCAGGAGCAGCGCCTGAAGATGCGGCAGGCGATGGACACCGGGGATGACAAGTTCCTGCCGCTGCGGGACAAGGGCCCGCAGAAGCGCTTTGCGCGCGATTACGTCGACGCCCGCTTCAGCCTCGGCGAGTACCTCATGTTCGGGGCGCTGGTCTTCGTCGTCGTTTCGCTCCTCGTGCCGGCCTCCAGCGACCAGATGATTTACGTCCTGGGCGGTTTCTGGGTGATGTTCCTGGCGGTCTTCGTGGATGTCTTCATCCTCTCCCGCAAGCTCAAGACGCGGCTGGCCGAGAAGTTCAGCGACGTCGAGCGCGGCACCGTCTGGTACGGCTCCATGCGCTCGCTGCAGTTCCGCCGCCTGCGCCTGCCCAAGCCCCAGGTCAAGCGTGGCGAGTTCCCCGCCTGA
- a CDS encoding dipeptidase, which yields MTSSPAGNPQTATARVGNFDAEALRQAVTESFDATISQLKELVAIPGIAWPSFDPAPLDASAGAVADLVRASGFDDVRILRCDKEDGAPGGPAVVARRTAAEGKPTILLYAHHDVQPPGDPALWETEPFTAVERDGRLYGRGAADDKAGILAHIAAYSAVTRVLGEELGLGVTFFFEGEEEAGSPTFRSFLETHRELLRADVIVVADSSNWKVGVPALTTSLRGLVDGTIEVRVLDHAVHSGMFGGPVLDAPTLLARLIATLHDADGSVAIAGLVSRDEAAVDLTEEEYRADASVLDGVKLAGTGSIASRMWTKPALSIIGFDAPAVDVASNTLLPRARAKFSLRLAPGQDPAAAMDAVRTHVHANAPFGAQVVFTPGESGNSFRTDTGSRAAGLAMWALGEAWGVPAVEMGIGGSIPFIADLTELYPDVQILVTGVEDPDSRAHSANESLHLGDFRNAIIAEALLLGRLNAEGLG from the coding sequence ATGACTTCATCACCCGCGGGGAACCCGCAGACCGCCACCGCCCGCGTCGGGAACTTCGACGCCGAGGCACTCCGCCAGGCTGTCACCGAATCGTTTGACGCCACCATCAGCCAGTTGAAGGAGCTCGTCGCCATTCCGGGCATCGCCTGGCCCAGTTTCGATCCCGCCCCGCTGGACGCCAGCGCCGGGGCCGTTGCCGATCTGGTGCGCGCCAGCGGATTCGACGATGTCCGCATCCTGCGCTGCGACAAGGAAGACGGCGCCCCGGGCGGCCCTGCCGTCGTCGCCCGCCGGACCGCCGCCGAGGGCAAGCCGACCATCCTGCTGTACGCCCACCACGACGTCCAGCCGCCAGGCGACCCGGCGCTCTGGGAAACCGAGCCGTTCACCGCCGTCGAACGCGACGGACGCCTCTACGGCCGGGGTGCCGCCGATGACAAGGCGGGGATCCTGGCCCATATCGCTGCATACTCGGCGGTGACGCGGGTGCTGGGGGAGGAGCTGGGCCTCGGTGTGACCTTCTTCTTCGAAGGAGAAGAGGAAGCCGGGTCGCCGACGTTCCGGTCCTTCCTGGAGACCCACCGTGAACTGCTGCGCGCCGATGTGATCGTGGTGGCGGATTCCAGCAACTGGAAGGTCGGTGTCCCGGCCCTGACCACGAGCCTCCGCGGCCTGGTGGACGGCACGATCGAGGTCAGGGTCCTGGACCACGCCGTCCACTCCGGTATGTTCGGCGGCCCCGTGCTGGACGCCCCGACGCTGCTCGCGCGCCTCATCGCAACCTTGCACGACGCCGACGGCAGCGTCGCGATCGCCGGACTTGTCAGCCGTGACGAGGCGGCCGTAGACCTGACCGAAGAGGAATACCGCGCCGACGCCTCCGTGCTCGACGGCGTAAAGCTCGCCGGGACCGGGAGCATCGCCTCGCGGATGTGGACCAAGCCGGCCCTGTCCATTATCGGCTTTGATGCCCCGGCGGTGGACGTCGCCTCGAACACCCTGCTCCCGCGGGCCCGCGCCAAGTTCAGCCTGCGGCTGGCCCCCGGACAGGATCCGGCGGCCGCCATGGACGCCGTCCGGACGCATGTCCACGCCAACGCGCCATTCGGAGCCCAGGTTGTCTTCACCCCGGGGGAGAGCGGCAACTCGTTCCGGACGGACACCGGCTCCAGGGCGGCAGGCCTGGCCATGTGGGCACTCGGGGAAGCGTGGGGCGTGCCCGCCGTGGAAATGGGGATCGGCGGCTCGATTCCCTTCATTGCCGACCTCACGGAGCTCTACCCGGACGTCCAGATCCTGGTCACCGGGGTGGAAGATCCCGATTCGCGTGCGCACAGCGCGAATGAATCGCTCCACCTTGGAGACTTCCGGAACGCGATCATCGCCGAAGCGCTCCTGCTGGGCCGCCTGAATGCGGAAGGACTGGGCTGA